One Eurosta solidaginis isolate ZX-2024a chromosome 5, ASM4086904v1, whole genome shotgun sequence DNA segment encodes these proteins:
- the LOC137253649 gene encoding uncharacterized protein → MVENYCNSGSTRRSFRSNSERQRGFDCRPQFQQQKSSALRNSCGPSTSNAAAAVITRESYESCCCPQKTTNDCQTAKSEQMRSSLYCNSSLPSTPQQTSLPPNRYSTYNTTTKSRTSDCNSGVGILSAGIISSTPQASYSLQHGSCRPSVSSLIQDPSCSQNINTNTNTCCCCCPQCGKPQDPLQASSPPCPPPPKRTLPCRAKAQPPKEEKRTPETEFKCRMRKLQMENLVKDQYCPGAIQSTIDCDEDFNEMSFRLIFGCDPLPCTLPPVEPISLLEAFCMRVELERCLLTNEALYNQQRRGSRRGSSEIDEVDEFFSRKPNKTQLNEAVASLLKAEKWYSAENPDENTLAMDAQINKTCTCLPSSSFKITAFTGNTKPCL, encoded by the exons ATGGTAGAA AATTACTGCAATAGCGGAAGCACAAGACGCAGCTTTCGCAGCAACAGCGAGCGGCAACGCGGCTTTGATTGCAGACCACAG TTTCAGCAACAAAAATCTTCTGCGTTGAGGAATAGTTGCGGGCCCTCCACATCCAATGCAGCAGCAGCTGTAATAACGCGTGAAAGTTACGAAAGTTGTTGTTGCCCCCAAAAGACGACGAATGACTGCCAAACCGCAAAATCTGAACAAATGCGTTCGAGTTTATACTGCAATTCATCTCTCCCATCAACACCACAACAGACATCATTACCACCAAACCGTTATAGCACttacaatacaacaacaaaatcacgtACAAGTGACTGCAATTCAGGCGTGGGCATATTATCAGCCGGCATAATATCATCAACACCACAG GCATCGTACTCGCTACAACATGGAAGCTGTAGACCCTCGGTGTCATCTCTAATACAAGATCCAAGCTGCAGTCAAAATATAAACACAAATACAAatacttgctgttgttgttgtccacAATGTGGTAAACCACAAGACCCATTACAAGCATCATCACCCCCATGTCCGCCGCCACCGAAGCGTACATTGCCTTGTAGAGCAAAGGCTCAACCACCAAAGGAGGAGAAACGAACAC CCGAGACTGAATTCAAGTGTCGCATGCGTAAATTACAAATGGAAAATTTAGTGAAAGATCAATATTGTCCTGGTGCCATACAAAGCACAATTGATTGTGACGAGGATTTTAATGAAATGTCCTTTCGTCTGATATTTGGTTGTGACCCTTTGCCATGTACACTGCCACCTGTCGAACCGATTTCCCTATTGGAAGCATTTTGTATGCGTGTAGAATTGGAACGTTGTTTACTAACCAATGAAGCGTTATATAATCAGCAAAGAAGAGGCTCGAGACGTGGCTCATCAGAAATAGACGA AGTGGATGAGTTTTTCAGCAGAAAGCCGAATAAGACACAGTTAAATGAAGCCGTGGCGAGTCTATTGAAGGCAGAAAAGTGGTATTCTGCTGAAAATCCCGATGAG aATACACTTGCAATGGATGCGCAAATCAACAAAACCTGCACATGTTTGCCTAGCAGTTCCTTCAAAATCACCGCCTTTACGGGCAACACAAAACCATGTTTGTAG
- the LOC137254309 gene encoding uncharacterized protein — translation MKRTPGQRDLRDLDLRNCNDGEETLRQRGKYSPRDAVKTLTPRPIDKGKQLEPTRTKTIICAKGNSSSDQSIPLPALSRSYSMINLQSARANPIRLRAGCDHFSEDEETKKFYHSIDPSIIFDDLELEFEPPRPTKQQTMRLRAGSPINCPPQSQQNSSYGRHCDQYSRPHNFSSFCPQGNTSGPHRGGSPSPTRRSSYDQYASIPARPPSTICPPMSPWSPPMMQTSTMSRPSSRPRYSRDTSSILYESPRRNQYAPQIPLNSTRYMELPGQPFKIPGLSRQAMQTQWLIPPGNMPSGFGQQSSLYPASTPQQSRWDPPPCPRNMDQPLSCPPKEEGPCPKERISLPCDGCEEDQEEGESFKAPPRCKPLDPEIAKKLCCDLPPFQIPRCIADEFFCTKRREQWEVLVKDQDCPGAIQSTTDGELNFNAVAYDIVFGGARLPQCLPPIDPITLIEAFFMRVSFERCQIRKLEKLTYEKENADDDDDRHQQPPRNDDCSLIEKCFKRKHQTELNKAIENLLKAEKGFDFENPDPELPSMNLVLDKTSFDLPGIPITIKGYTGTTKPRN, via the exons ATGAAACGCACACCAGGGCAACGGGATTTACGAGACTTGGATCTACGCAACTGCAATGATGGTGAAGAAACACTGCGACAACGCGGAAAG tACTCACCAAGAGATGCGGTAAAGACATTAACACCACGACCCATTGATAAAGGAAAACAATTGGAGCCGACtagaacaaaaacaataatttgtGCAAAGGGAAATTCG AGCTCGGACCAAAGCATACCCCTGCCCGCGCTTAGTCGCAGTTATAGCATGATAAATTTGCAATCAGCACGTGCTAACCCCATTCGG CTTCGTGCTGGGTGCGACCATTTTAGTGAGGATGAAGAAACGAAAAAATTTTATCATTCTATTGATCCAAGCATTATATTTGATGATTTGGAGCTGGAGTTTGAACCACCACGGCCGACAAAACAGCAAACAATGCGTTTACGAGCCGGTTCACCAATTAATTGTCCACCGCAATCTCAACAAAATTCCTCCTATGGCAGACACTGCGACCAATACTCACGGCCGCATAATTTTTCATCATTCTGCCCTCAGGGAAACACCTCAGGG CCTCATCGTGGGGGCTCTCCATCTCCAACACGTCGTTCG TCTTATGATCAGTACGCAAGCATACCTGCAAGACCTCCG TCAACAATTTGTCCTCCAATGTCGCCATGGTCACCACCAATGATGCAAACTTCGACAATGTCCAGACCGTCCTCAAGGCCACGG TACTCTCGGGATACTTCCAGCATTTTGTATGAGTCCCCTAGACGCAATCAATATGCCCCGCAAATA CCACTGAATAGCACACGATACATGGAACTCCCAGGGCAACCTTTTAAAATACCG GGCCTATCACGGCAAGCAATGCAAACACAATGGTTGATACCACCAGGTAATATGCCATCTGGATTTGGGCAGCAATCATCTTTATATCCGGCTTCAACGCCACAG CAAAGTCGTTGGGACCCGCCGCCATGTCCTCGG AATATGGATCAACCTCTTAGTTGCCCACCAAAAGAGGAG GGTCCATGTCCCAAGGAGCGCATAAGTTTGCCATGCGatggttgtgaagaagatcaggaGGAAGGTGAATCGTTCAAGGCACCGCCGCGTTGTAAGCCACTTGATCCGGAAATCGCAAAA AAATTATGCTGCGATTTACCGCCGTTCCAAATACCAAGATGCA TAGCGGAtgaatttttttgcacaaaaCGCCGTGAACAATGGGAAGTTCTTGTTAAGGATCAAGATTGTCCAGGCGCTATACAATCTACCACCGATGGTGAGCTCAATTTCAATGCGGTGGCATATGATATTGTTTTTGGTGGCGCACGTCTTCCCCAATGTCTACCGCCTATTGATCCGATTACATTGATCGAAGCATTCTTTATGCGCGTCAGTTTTGAGCGTTGTCAAATAAGGAAATTGGAGAAATTGACGTATGAAAAGGAGAATGCCGACGATGATGATGATCGTCATCAGCAACCACCACGAAATGATGA CTGCTCATTAattgaaaaatgttttaaacgtaAACATCAAACGGAATTGAATAAGGCAATAGAAAATCTGCTGAAAGCGGAAAAAGGATTTGATTTCGAAAATCCAGATCCC GAACTACCTTCTATGAATTTAGTTCTGGATAAAACAAGTTTCGATTTGCCGGGTATACCAATAACTATAAAAGGTTATACTGGTACTACCAAACCGCGGAACTGA
- the LOC137254308 gene encoding adenosine deaminase 2-A-like — MTHSRWLRNVAIFLLLANCLVFVVLLELPTLMSYSPLAERVRVYETMRANTLEREANIQLGGRVLLNANERVVNEKIMLEKRHDLEMGMKNLTHLQVAEHFFRSYVKIQNTTLFRLLQAMPKGAVLHAHDMALCSSEYLLQLTYREHLWICIALSKYKEFIKMHFALLQPQSERSCEWMLLSALRSVESSDVVDKKLLAQLTLYPHEHFPNEDAVWRSFRNIFRLVIGLLSYAPVWEACMHRALEEFYADGVQYLEIRSVLPVLYDLHDGNFTILNTTHAVRNADLRFRALQSDWIGSRLIYAPTRKGDYSRFIEYLGNALLLKFPVRLKPIYSHIFRQQMNFRRKKNVPKEHASTIKNTVE; from the exons ATGACGCACTCCCGTTGGTTGCGCAATGTAGCGATATTTCTTCTTTTAGCCAACTGCTTAGTGTTCGTAGTGCTGCTAGAGTTACCCACATTGATGAGCTATTCACCACTGGCAGAACGCGTGCGCGTCTATGAAACAATGCGCGCCAATACCTTGGAGCGTGAAGCCAACATTCAACTTGGTGGGCGCGTGCTACTCAACGCTAACGAAAGAGTTGTCAATGAAAAAATTATGTTGGAGAAAAGGCACGACCTAGAGATGGGCATGAAAAACTTAACACACCTTCAAGTGGCTGAACATTTCTTCCGCTCATATGTGAAGATTCAAAATACAACGCTCTTTCGCTTGCTGCAAGCTATGCCAAAAGGTGCAGTTTTACATGCACACGATATGGCTCTATGCAGTAGTGAATATCTACTACAGCTGACATATCGTGAGCacttgtggatttgtatagcgcTTAGCAAGTACAAAGAGTTTATCAAGATGCATTTCGCTTTGTTGCAACCGCAAAGCGAGAGGAGTTGTGAATGGATGCTTTTGAGTGCGCTACGTTCAGTAGAGAGCAGCGATGTTGTTGATAAGAAATTACTGGCGCAATTGACGTTATATCCGCATGAGCACTTCCCAAACGAAGATGCAGTATGGCGTAGTTTTCGTAACATATTTCGTCTTGTTATTGGACTACTCTCTTATGCACCCGTGTGGGAGGCGTGTATGCATAGGGCTTTGGAAGAATTTTATGCAGATGGCGTGCAATATTTGGAAATACGATCTGTACTGCCGGTG CTATATGATTTGCATGATGGTAATTTTACCATTTTGAATACGACGCACGCTGTGCGTAATGCTGATTTACGCTTTCGTGCATTACAATCAGATTGGATTGGTTCGCGTCTAATCTATGCACCCACACGTAAGGGGGATTATTCACGCTTCATCGAATATCTGGGCAATGCGTTATTGTTGAAG TTTCCCGTGCGTTTAAAACCAATATATTCGCATATTTTCCGACAGCAAATGAATTTTCGTCGGAAGAAAAATGTACCTAAAGAACATGCATCAACTATAAAAAATACGGTCGAATGA